The Coffea arabica cultivar ET-39 chromosome 8e, Coffea Arabica ET-39 HiFi, whole genome shotgun sequence genome window below encodes:
- the LOC113704912 gene encoding protein FAR1-RELATED SEQUENCE 5-like — MEEALCPKIGMEFQSEDETYNFYNRYGLGVGFSVRKDYLNKDRDGVVTSRRYTCCKEGFKPRYEGDVKPKRTRAETKTGCEAKMGIILNREIMKYQVPDLVIEHNHTLHISECAHMMRSQRKVSFSQGAQAEIANDAGISLKQSHELMGKEAGGLGNIGYTRDNLKHYLRTKREWGLKYGEAGAMLRYFEEQKLENPSFFHAEQLDCEEQITNIFWADASMLMDYTYFGDVVTFDTTYKTNKEYRPLGVFVGFNQFRQLVIFGATLLYDETIESFKWVFGTFVEAVCGRHPKTIFTDQDAAMAAAISAVMPSTYHGLCTFHIRVNFMKHLGNYYKDGSNLPYRFAECVYEIEDKNEFIMAWDAMLKEHKLETNEWLCGIYACRKKWAKCFMKGAWIAGMRSTQLSESLNASIKNYLKLDHDLVQFFKHFNRVVDEKRYNELRAEYHSRQKLPMLRLQQTPVLIQAASIYSPCMFVAFQNEYDESTTMVILDQKHTTMHVEYSVSHYDGGRERRVILNPITKDITCSCNLFEQEGILCSHALKVYDMVGTKFIPDQYVTKRWTKKARSGGSVDCKGR, encoded by the coding sequence ATGGAGGAAGCGTTGTGTCCTAAGATTGGCATGGAGTTTCAGTCAGAAGATGAGACATACAACTTCTACAATAGGTACGGATTAGGTGTTGGATTCAGTGTTCGGAAAGACTACTTGAATAAGGATAGAGACGGTGTAGTTACATCAAGAAGGTACACATGTTGCAAAGAAGGTTTTAAACCACGATACGAAGGAGATGTAAAACCAAAGAGAACTCGGGCTGAAACAAAAACCGGATGTGAAGCTAAAATGGGGATAATTTTGAACAGAGAAATAATGAAGTATCAGGTTCCAGATCTGGTAATCGAGCATAATCACACACTACACATTTCAGAATGTGCTCATATGATGCGTTCGCAAAGAAAAGTAAGTTTTTCTCAAGGAGCCCAAGCTGAAATTGCAAATGATGCAGGAATATCCTTGAAACAATCCCATGAACTCATGGGAAAAGAGGCAGGTGGATTAGGCAATATTGGCTACACTCGTGATAACTTAAAACACTATCTACGAACAAAAAGAGAGTGGGGATTAAAGTATGGTGAAGCTGGTGCAATGCTACGATACTTTGAAgaacaaaaattggaaaatccgTCATTCTTTCACGCAGAGCAGCTTGATTGTGAAGAAcaaattacaaatatattttgggcTGATGCATCAATGCTGATGGATTATACCTATTTTGGGGATGTGGTTACATTTGACACCACATATAAAACTAACAAGGAGTACAGACCATTGGGCGTGTTTGTGGGATTCAATCAATTTAGACAATTGGTTATTTTTGGAGCAACTCTATTGTACGATGAGACCATTGAATCATTCAAGTGGGTGTTCGGTACATTTGTAGAGGCAGTTTGTGGAAGGCACCCAAAAACCATTTTCACAGATCAGGATGCAGCCATGGCCGCTGCAATTTCAGCTGTTATGCCTTCAACATACCATGGTCTGTGCACTTTTCATATTAGAGTCAATTTCATGAAACACCTTGGGAACTATTACAAGGATGGTAGTAATCTCCCATATAGATTTGCTGAATGTGTGTATGAGATAGAAGATAAAAATGAGTTTATCATGGCTTGGGATGCAATGCTAAAAGAACACAAGCTCGAAACAAATGAATGGTTGTGTGGCATTTATGCATGTCGAAAGAAATGGGCAAAATGCTTCATGAAAGGCGCCTGGATTGCAGGTATGCGTAGCACCCAACTAAGTGAGAGTCTAAATGCTTCCATAAAAAATTATCTGAAACTTGATCATGACCTGGTTCAATTCTTTAAACATTTTAACCGAGTTGTGGATGAAAAAAGATATAATGAACTAAGAGCTGAGTATCACAGTCGACAGAAGCTGCCAATGTTGAGATTGCAACAGACTCCCGTACTGATCCAGGCAGCTTCTATATACTCTCCATGCATGTTTGTTGCATTCCAGAATGAATACGATGAATCCACTACAATGGTGATCTTGGACCAAAAGCATACTACAATGCATGTGGAATACAGTGTCAGTCACTATGATGGAGGAAGGGAGAGAAGAGTGATATTGAATCCAATAACTAAAGACATTACTTGTAGTTGTAATCTTTTTGAGCAGGAAGGAATCCTATGCTCACATGCTTTAAAGGTGTATGATATGGTTGGAACAAAGTTTATTCCTGATCAATATGTGACAAAGAGGTGGACAAAGAAGGCAAGGTCCGGAGGCAGCGTCGATTGCAAGGGTAGATAA
- the LOC113702939 gene encoding protein FAR1-RELATED SEQUENCE 5-like — MDAAARSACEHANVDLSDNGNGVGDSSDDNRRNVEDNEINIDAENINGSKSGGAEPHTENDNTREVSWVELDKGLDELTEKEVFKLKFDCDEEAGMFYETYSKLVGFTVRKTYTKRDKDNVVIYRGWVCSREGFPENRINIWDRRQVPKPGSRVGCLASFRVKHEKKSGKYVVSGFVKEHNHELAAPIAVPYLQPQKRARTVTVELGFTKKDIEHVQATSDIHDVDNRVLTHSVLAYLCAKNDYDPGLFYKYDVDDEKQLFSIFWADSKSRADYAFFGDVLALNTKFRKNAYGKPFIILAGLNNHYQTTVFGCALLGDETAETYVWLLETFLDAMNHKAPVSVITDGDKAIEEAIEKIFPTSQHRICHWHLYKDAVAIAGDSSFGPDFKKCMEENLNPDEFEVAWIKLMKKYGLQGHPWFEEIYSRRTKWAEAYLREHFFAGLSSIQGHGMNTYFTRFLQVQLKLHEFVRYFDNALVHLREDEAKADSESESTCPAFCTILRDLERHAADVFTKSIFLKVREQIMGDAMLILSNKEYLKDEACWVYRFSEYMKPDMIWKVRYHPTNQSLTCSCFKLIKDGLPCCHMISVIKAEQLREFPRCCINKRWMKRARSEIDSGIDIQSLNMATEVARFRILNSTCSEMNYYASQTLQGFNKARNLISKFTSDVKQIYNSKGEVDEPSPEVSEDADGSTSRSGMHDPNGQCDASEVERPRPDDCSLHSHDQTTSQLRI, encoded by the exons ATGGATGCAGCAGCTAGGTCTGCATGTGAGCATGCCAACGTAGACTTGTCTGATAATGGTAATGGTGTTGGTGATTCCAGTGACGATAATAGGAGAAATGTTGAAGACAATGAAATTAACATAGATGCCGAAAATATCAATGGAAGTAAATCTGGTGGTGCTGAACCTCACACTGAAAATGATAATACTCGTGAGGTCAGTTGGGTGGAATTGGATAAAGGTTTAGATGAGCTGACTGAGAAAGAAGtttttaaactgaaatttgactgCGATGAAGAAGCAGGAATGTTCTATGAGACTTACTCCAAACTTGTTGGGTTTACTGTCCGAAAGACATATACAAAACGTGACAAGGATAACGTTGTAATATACAGGGGATGGGTTTGTTCAAGAGAGGGTTTTCCAGAGAACAGGATAAATATCTGGGACAGGAGGCAAGTTCCTAAACCAGGAAGCAGAGTTGGTTGTCTTGCTAGCTTTCGGGTCAAACATGAGAAAAAATCAGGCAAATATGTTGTTTCAGGTTTTGTTAAAGAGCACAATCATGAGCTGGCAGCTCCAATAGCTGTCCCCTATCTGCAGCCGCAAAAGCGTGCACGTACAGTAACTGTAGAACTTGGGTTCACTAAGAAAGATATAGAACATGTGCAGGCTACCTCCGACATTCATGATGTTGACAACCGTGTCTTAACTCACAGTGTCTTAGCTTACTTATGTGCAAAGAATGACTATGATCCAGGGTTGTTTTATAAGTATGATGTTGATGATGAAAAGCAATTATTCAGTATATTTTGGGCAGATTCAAAGTCTAGAGCAGATTATGCCTTCTTTGGTGATGTTTTGGCATTGAACACTAAATTTAGAAAGAATGCTTATGGAAAACCCTTTATTATTCTTGCGGGTCTAAATAATCATTACCAAACAACTGTATTTGGTTGTGCACTATTGGGAGATGAAACAGCTGAGACCTATGTATGGCTCCTGGAAACATTTTTGGATGCCATGAATCACAAGGCACCTGTTTCAGTTATTACAGATGGTGACAAAGCTATAGAAGAAGCAATTGAGAAAATATTCCCCACATCTCAGCATCGTATATGCCATTGGCACCTGTATAAGGATGCTGTTGCTATTGCTGGTGACTCATCTTTTGGACCGGACTTCAAGAAGTGTATGGAGGAAAATTTGAATCCAGATGAATTTGAGGTGGCTTGGATCAAATTAATGAAGAAATATGGACTTCAAGGCCATCCATGGTTCGAAGAGATCTACTCCAGGCGTACAAAATGGGCAGAGGCATACTTGCGAGAGCATTTCTTTGCTGGTCTGAGTAGTATTCAGGGCCATGGAATGAATACATATTTCACCCGGTTCCTGCAAGTTCAGCTCAAGCTTCATGAATTTGTGAGGTACTTTGACAATGCTCTTGTTCATCTTCGTGAAGACGAGGCAAAAGCAGACTCTGAGTCAGAGAGCACATGTCCTGCTTTTTGTACAATTTTGAGGGATTTAGAGAGGCATGCTGCTGATGTCTTCACAAAAAGTATCTTTCTAAAAGTTCGTGAACAAATAATGGGTGATGCCATGCTAATCTTGAGCAATAAAGAGTACCTCAAAGATGAGGCCTGTTGGGTTTACAGATTTTCTGAATATATGAAGCCTGACATGATATGGAAAGTTCGCTATCATCCAACTAATCAAAGCTTGACATGCTCCTGCTTTAAGTTAATCAAAGATGGATTGCCTTGCTGCCATATGATTTCTGTTATTAAAGCTGAGCAGCTAAGAGAATTTCCTAGATGTTGCATCAACAAAAGATGGATGAAACGTGCAAGGAGTGAAATTGACTCTGGGATTGATATTCAATCCCTAAATATGGCCACAGAAGTTGCACGATTTCGAATTTTGAATTCTACTTGCAGTGAGATGAATTACTATGCTTCTCAAACACTTCAAGGTTTTAATAAGGCACGTAATCTCATTTCTAAGTTCACATCTGATGTGAAGCAGATATACAATTCAAAGGGTGAAGTCGATGAACCATCACCAGAAGTCAGCGAGGATGCTGATGGCTCGACCTCAAGGTCTGGTATGCATGATCCCAATGGGCAGTGTGATGCTAGTGAGGTGGAAAGACCCCGACCTGATGACTGCAGCCTGCACAG TCATGATCAGACTACATCCCAGCTGCGCATCTAA
- the LOC113704192 gene encoding protein FAR1-RELATED SEQUENCE 5 — protein MDATARSACQRVSIDLSVDGIGDSDSGEGNRRSVEDNEVNIDADNNHGSTSGGAELDTRNDNTREVSWVELDKGLEDLTEKEVFGLKFDSDEEAGIFYETYANLNGFTVRKVDTKRKNNVIRYTRWVCSREGFSENRWANNLDGKRDPKSVTRIGCLASFRIKHDFKSGKYVVTGFIKEHNHELMAPRVLPCLQPKKRARRVAGDVGFTRKDRERASTSSDIADGDTRCVLTQCVLAWLCAKSDYDPGLFYKYDVDEENKLCRIFWADSKSRADYAFFGDVLALNTKFRKNAYGKPFIILAGLNNHDQTIVFACALLGDETAETYVWLLETFLEAMNDKAPVSVITDGSKAIEEALEKTFPMSKHRICRWHLHKDAVSNASDSSFGPDFKKCMEENWSPEEFEVAWMELLEKYGLQGHPWFEETYSRRTKWAEAYLREHFFAGLNSILGHGMNTYFTRFLKVRLKLHEFVRYYDKALVCLREEEAKADTESESTYPAFCTVLRDLEMHAADVFTKSIFFKVREQIMRDPMLILSSKEYLDDEACWVYSFSEYTKPDMVWKVHYHPSNQSLTCSCFKLVTDGVPCCHMISVMKAEHLREFPRCCINKRWTKCARSKIASSIDIQALNMATQVARFRVLTSACSEMNYYASQTVQGFNETRNLISKMMSHVKPIHTSKGDVDEPAPEVSQDADGSSTRSGMHDPRSTNSNGQCDSSAVGTSRPGDWGQSRSTSHDQFLFQLLHLNHGSQRPEGTGTTEDGLKCIPNGNLPEMPSLPLNLMWEDSD, from the exons ATGGATGCAACTGCTAGGTCTGCATGTCAGCGTGTCAGCATTGACTTGTCCGTTGATGGTATTGGTGATAGTGATTCTGGTGAGGGTAATAGGAGAAGTGTTGAAGATAATGAAGTGAACATAGACGCCGATAATAACCATGGAAGTACATCTGGTGGTGCTGAACTTGACACTAGAAATGATAATACTCGAGAAGTGAGTTGGGTGGAATTGGATAAAGGTTTAGAAGATCTGACTGAGAAAGAAGTTTTTGGCCTGAAATTTGACTCTGACGAAGAAGCAGGAATTTTCTATGAGACTTATGCCAACCTTAATGGGTTTACTGTTCGAAAGGTGGATACGAAACGTAAGAATAATGTGATAAGATATACGAGATGGGTTTGTTCAAGAGAAGGTTTTTCAGAGAACAGGTGGGCAAATAACTTGGATGGGAAACGTGATCCTAAATCTGTAACCAGAATTGGTTGTCTAGCAAGCTTTCGGATCAAACACGATTTTAAATCAGGCAAATATGTTGTTACGGGGTTTATTAAAGAGCACAATCATGAATTGATGGCTCCAAGAGTTTTACCCTGTCTGCAGCCAAAGAAGCGTGCACGTAGAGTAGCTGGAGATGTTGGGTTCACTAGAAAAGATAGAGAACGTGCTTCAACGAGCTCCGACATTGCTGATGGTGACACTCGGTGCGTTTTAACTCAGTGTGTCTTAGCTTGGTTATGTGCTAAGAGTGACTATGATCCAGGATTGTTCTATAAGTACGATGttgatgaagaaaataaattgtGCCGGATATTTTGGGCAGACTCAAAGTCTAGAGCAGATTATGCCTTCTTTGGTGATGTTTTGGCATTGAatacaaaatttagaaaaaatgcTTATGGAAAACCCTTTATTATTCTTGCGGGGCTGAATAATCATGATCAAACAATTGTTTTTGCTTGTGCATTATTGGGAGATGAAACAGCTGAGACCTATGTATGGCTCCTGGAAACATTTTTGGAGGCAATGAATGACAAGGCACCTGTTTCAGTTATTACAGATGGTAGCAAAGCTATAGAAGAAGCACTTGAGAAAACGTTCCCCATGTCTAAGCATCGTATATGCCGTTGGCACCTACATAAAGATGCTGTTTCTAATGCTAGTGACTCATCTTTTGGACCTGATTTCAAGAAATGCATGGAGGAGAATTGGAGTCCAGAAGAATTTGAGGTGGCTTGGATGGAATTGCTGGAGAAATATGGGCTTCAAGGCCATCCATGGTTCGAAGAGACTTACTCCAGACGTACAAAATGGGCAGAGGCTTACTTAAGAGAGCATTTCTTTGCTGGTCTTAATAGTATTCTGGGCCATGGAATGAATACCTATTTCACCCGGTTCCTGAAAGTTCGGCTCAAGCTTCATGAATTTGTGCGGTATTATGATAAGGCTCTTGTTTGTCTTCGTGAAGAAGAGGCAAAAGCAGACACTGAGTCAGAGAGCACGTATCCTGCTTTTTGCACTGTTTTGAGGGATTTAGAGATGCATGCTGCTGATGTCTTCACGAAAAGTATCTTTTTCAAAGTTCGTGAACAAATAATGCGTGATCCCATGCTAATTTTGAGCAGCAAAGAGTACCTCGATGATGAGGCCTGCTGGGTTTATAGCTTTTCTGAATATACAAAACCTGACATGGTATGGAAAGTTCATTATCATCCATCTAATCAAAGCTTGACATGCTCCTGTTTCAAGTTAGTCACAGATGGAGTGCCTTGTTGCCATATGATCTCTGTGATGAAAGCTGAACACCTGAGAGAATTTCCTAGATGTTGCATTAATAAAAGATGGACCAAATGTGCAAGGAGTAAAATAGCCTCCAGCATCGATATTCAAGCCTTAAACATGGCAACACAAGTTGCACGCTTTCGAGTGTTGACTTCTGCGTGTAGTGAGATGAATTACTATGCTTCTCAAACAGTGCAAGGTTTTAATGAGACGCGGAATCTCATTTCTAAGATGATGTCTCATGTAAAGCCAATACACACTTCAAAGGGTGATGTGGATGAACCAGCACCAGAAGTGAGCCAAGATGCTGATGGCTCAAGCACAAGATCTGGTATGCATGATCCCAGATCAACAAACTCCAATGGCCAGTGTGACTCTAGTGCAGTGGGAACATCCCGACCTGGCGATTGGGGCCAGAGCAG GAGCACCAGTCATGATCAGTTTTTATTCCAGCTACTGCATCTTAATCATGGCTCTCAAAGACCTGAAGGTACTGGGACAACAGAGGATGGATTGAAATGCATACCCAATGGAAACTTACCTGAAATGCCAAGCCTGCCTCTGAACTTGATGTGGGAAGATAGTGATTAA
- the LOC113705087 gene encoding uncharacterized protein, translated as MAPNRELYGGTHKNNSTVSRKPQILPMENLHRTISDISFELSKEAAAADNDAKLPPISEVEDAACECCGMSEECTPDYIKRMREKFSGKLICGLCAEAVTEEMAKNGGKREAALNEHMNACVRFNRLGRAYPVLYQAEAMREILKKNRAKSLSPRDAAAPKKGGIARSSSCIPAITKEMNNREMVN; from the coding sequence ATGGCACCTAACAGGGAGCTATATGGTGGAACTCACAAAAATAACAGCACCGTTTCACGCAAGCCTCAAATACTCCCAATGGAAAATCTCCATCGAACAATCTCTGATATCTCGTTCGAACTAAGTAAAGAAGCTGCTGCTGCTGATAATGATGCAAAGCTTCCCCCAATTTCTGAGGTTGAGGATGCAGCGTGCGAGTGCTGTGGCATGAGTGAAGAGTGCACCCCAGATTACATCAAAAGAATGCGCGAAAAGTTCTCAGGGAAGCTCATCTGTGGCCTGTGTGCTGAAGCTGTTACTGAAGAGATGGCGAAAAATGGAGGAAAAAGAGAAGCCGCCCTGAATGAGCACATGAATGCATGTGTCAGGTTCAACAGGCTTGGCAGGGCATATCCCGTGCTTTACCAGGCTGAGGCCATGAGAGAAATCTTGAAAAAGAATAGGGCAAAGTCCCTCAGTCCTAGAGACGCGGCTGCCCCAAAGAAAGGTGGGATTGCCAGGAGTTCAAGTTGCATTCCAGCGATTACAAAGGAGATGAACAATCGAGAAATGGTTAATTGA